From a region of the Helicobacter hepaticus ATCC 51449 genome:
- a CDS encoding acetyl-CoA carboxylase subunit A, whose translation MFQKILIANRGEIAVRIIRACRDLHIKSIAIYARADRDCLHVKMADESYEISDDPLQGYLDADLIIEVALRAEADAIHPGYGFLSENATFAKKVQEAGITWIGPDALTIAKMGDKNAARAIMEKNGIPIVPGTQPLNKHSISDIAKYAQKIGYPVILKASSGGGGRGIRVVEKEEDLIESFEACKREAMAFFKNDDVFMEKYIVNPRHIEFQILADNYGNVIHLLERDCSIQRRHQKLVEIAPSPLISDDLRRRMGAAAVAAAKAAQYTNAGTVEFLLDENNTFYFMEMNTRIQVEHGVTEEITGYDLIGRQIRIAQGEILDLTQHDIRAQGFAIEVRINAEDVANDFVPNPGKITTYYPALGPFVRVDSCIYKDYVIPPFYDSMVAKLIVKASSYNLAVNKLSRALNEFTIKGVKTTIPFLINICNDKDFRRGYFDTSYIESKIKELMPPPQSKPEDDMVSVIVAALSARYGA comes from the coding sequence ATGTTTCAGAAGATTCTCATTGCTAATCGTGGCGAAATTGCAGTGCGTATTATCCGCGCTTGTAGGGATTTACATATTAAAAGTATAGCCATATATGCAAGAGCTGATAGAGATTGTTTGCACGTAAAAATGGCTGATGAATCTTATGAAATCAGTGATGACCCATTGCAAGGCTATCTTGATGCGGATTTGATTATTGAGGTAGCATTACGCGCTGAAGCTGATGCAATTCACCCCGGCTATGGTTTTTTAAGTGAGAATGCCACATTTGCTAAAAAAGTGCAAGAAGCGGGAATTACTTGGATAGGACCTGATGCTCTAACAATTGCAAAAATGGGCGATAAAAATGCAGCAAGAGCTATTATGGAAAAAAATGGAATCCCCATTGTGCCAGGCACTCAACCACTTAATAAGCACTCTATAAGTGATATTGCTAAATATGCGCAAAAAATTGGCTATCCTGTGATACTTAAAGCAAGTAGTGGTGGAGGTGGGCGTGGCATACGCGTAGTAGAAAAAGAAGAGGATTTAATAGAATCTTTTGAGGCGTGTAAACGCGAAGCTATGGCATTTTTCAAAAATGATGATGTTTTTATGGAAAAATATATCGTTAATCCTAGACATATAGAGTTTCAAATCTTAGCGGATAATTATGGTAATGTGATTCATCTGCTTGAGCGTGATTGTTCCATACAAAGACGACATCAAAAGCTTGTTGAAATCGCTCCTAGTCCCCTTATTAGCGATGATTTACGCCGAAGAATGGGAGCTGCTGCCGTGGCTGCCGCTAAAGCTGCACAATACACAAATGCAGGCACGGTTGAATTTTTGCTTGATGAGAACAATACTTTTTATTTTATGGAAATGAATACACGCATACAGGTTGAGCACGGCGTTACAGAGGAAATTACTGGTTATGACCTTATAGGGAGACAAATCCGCATTGCGCAAGGAGAAATTTTAGACCTTACACAACACGATATACGCGCACAAGGCTTTGCTATTGAAGTGAGAATTAATGCTGAAGATGTGGCTAATGATTTTGTGCCAAATCCGGGCAAAATTACCACTTATTACCCTGCTTTAGGACCTTTTGTGCGAGTAGATAGTTGTATTTATAAAGATTATGTGATTCCACCCTTTTATGATTCTATGGTAGCAAAGCTCATTGTGAAAGCTTCAAGCTATAATCTTGCGGTAAATAAACTCTCGCGAGCTTTGAATGAATTTACCATTAAAGGCGTGAAAACAACAATTCCTTTTTTGATAAACATTTGCAATGATAAAGACTTTAGGCGAGGATATTTTGATACTTCTTATATTGAAAGTAAAATTAAAGAGCTTATGCCCCCCCCACAATCTAAGCCTGAAGATGATATGGTAAGCGTCATTGTCGCGGCCTTAAGCGCACGCTATGGAGCATAA